The Plasmodium cynomolgi strain B DNA, scaffold: 1508, whole genome shotgun sequence genome includes a region encoding these proteins:
- a CDS encoding CYIR protein (putative;~vir-type antigen), which translates to FRKVCSNVKNYLNYVKVYSKSLVITKCFKPSNYLLYDHEINNLFFGCTTLPMYSDLQKLYGEKCFDLVICNEHIEDLKYV; encoded by the coding sequence TAGGAAGGTGTGTTCAAATGTTAagaactatttaaattatgtaaaagtatATTCTAAATCTCTAGTTATAACTAAATGTTTTAAACCATCAaactacttgttatatgatcatgaaattaataatttattttttggttgCACTACCTTACCGATGTACAGTGATCTTCAAAAACTGTATGGTGAGAAATGTTTCGATTTGGTAATATGTAACGAGCATATTGAGGACCTTAAATATGTG